From one Triticum aestivum cultivar Chinese Spring chromosome 4B, IWGSC CS RefSeq v2.1, whole genome shotgun sequence genomic stretch:
- the LOC123092375 gene encoding uncharacterized protein encodes MAGCGEAKTSSVSMDEEACGMEKKFGGMAPKKPLISKDHERAYFDSADWVLGKQAANSSSTAAVESLKPKLKRTPHPQLPPRKPTCASG; translated from the exons ATGGCGGGCTGCGGTGAAGCCAAGACATCATCGGTTTCCATGGATGAAGAG gcgTGCGGCATGGAGAAGAAGTTTGGCGGGATGGCGCCCAAGAAGCCGCTCATATCAAAG GACCATGAGCGTGCCTACTTCGACTCCGCGGATTGGGTCCTTGGCAAG CAAGCTGCAAACAGCAGCTCAACGGCTGCGGTGGAATCGCTCAAGCCCAAGCTCAAG AGAACTCCTCATCCCCAGCTTCCCCCTCGCAAGCCCACCTGTGCGTCTGGCTGA